ACATTAATCAAACGTGTAGTGAATACCGTGGGTGTGGTCGCTCTGATGGCGGCCGCGAGTTACGTTCAGGCGGCAAGCTGGCAGGATTCCCTTTCCAGCGCGGCCAACCAGTTAAGCCAGAACGGTGCGTCATCTGGCAACCTGAGCGGGCTGACCGGCTTGCTGAATGGCGGAACTCAATCGCTGAGCGCCGGCAGCATGAACAATGCGGCAGGTATTCTGGAATACTGTATGAAACAGAAGCTGGTTGCGGCGACAAATACCGAAAATATCAAAAACCAGTTGCTGAATAAACTGGGCCTGACCTCTCAACAGGAGCAGCAGAAACAGACCGATTATATGCAAGGGTTGACCGGTCTGTTGAATACGGGAGAGGGGAAACAGCTAAACCTGAATACGTTGGGCAATACGCCGCTGGCGGAAAAAGTCAAAACCAAGGCGTGCGACATCGTATTAAAGCAAGGCGTGAAATTTATTTCCTGACGGAAATATCCGACCAGCACGCGGCACTGATAGCGTCTGGTCGGGACAACGAGCGCGCGACATATTACAAAGGTCAGAAGATAAATATTCCGGGTGGCGTAGCCGATGCTGTTTAATACCGGGCTG
The DNA window shown above is from Dickeya dadantii NCPPB 898 and carries:
- a CDS encoding DUF2501 domain-containing protein gives rise to the protein MTLIKRVVNTVGVVALMAAASYVQAASWQDSLSSAANQLSQNGASSGNLSGLTGLLNGGTQSLSAGSMNNAAGILEYCMKQKLVAATNTENIKNQLLNKLGLTSQQEQQKQTDYMQGLTGLLNTGEGKQLNLNTLGNTPLAEKVKTKACDIVLKQGVKFIS